The Desulfobacterales bacterium genome contains the following window.
GTCTATGTTAAAATGGTCTGATTCAACAGTTAATACTAATGCTTCCAAATATCTCACGCTTTTAAAGAAATTTCTCATTATGAAAGGCAGATTAAATAAGACCTTAGAACGCCCTTATTTAAACGATAAATTGCTAATAATATTTGTTTACTTGCTTTTAGCGATAGACTCTTCTTCTAACTTGTTAGAAAGCAAATGGCTAAATTACTGTTTTCTTGAAAAAGAGATTTTTATCCAGAGGATTATGCAAAAAAAATTTATGAAATATTTTAATCTTGATTATACAGGGGCTAAGTTAAAGATTGAAACTACAGTTCCTTATGAGGAAATATATGATAAGCTTAAATAATCCTGTAAATGTTATACAGACAACTATACGGCTTGTAGAATCAAATGAAAATTCACATATTCGTTTAAATGCTCACGGTGGTAACTCCATTTTTATGGTTTGCAATCCTATTCAAGAATTGGAATACATCAATGCTATTCATCAATTAATGGGTAATGACAAGTTTGAAATTATAGATTTAAGTAAAGTTCTATGCGAATTTATATCGGAAAATGAATCAGTAATAATAGAGAGTTTCGATATTTTAAGAGGTTCCATAAATCAAATATTCAAAGCACCGGACGGAGAAGAATCTCAAGATATGTTCGGATTGATTTTAAAAGAAATTAAAAGCAGTTTTTCAGCAAAAAAAATTCCTGTTTTCATTAATTCAGGAGCTTTGTATGGCAGTGGTATTGATAATATTCATATAATGGAAAGTGAGATAGTTATGAAATCTTCGTTACCATTAATTATACTCTATCCAGCTACTAAAGAAAAAGATAAACTTATGTTTCTAAGCAAAAGATCGGCATCGAAATACAGATGTATGATTGTTGAGTAATAGGAGATTTAATAATGAAAATAAAAGATATTTTAACTATTAATTTTTCTGAAGACATAAAAAGTGTAATTGATTTACAAGACATTTCAGAGGCAGAAATTCAATCTGAAATAGAAAATTATATTATAACTGACGGATTGGCTAAAGAGTATTCGAATTTTGTTGCTAAATTTACTTCTAATATTTTGGAAACAGGCGTTTGGATATCAGGATTTTATGGGTCAGGTAAGTCATATTTTGGAAAAATATTGGGTTATTTGCTCAGCAATAGAAGCATTACCGGAACACCATCAAGGGAGCGAATATTACAAAGGTTTACTGGTATTAATGATGAGGCTTTAATTAAAAATTCTCTTGCCAGGCTAAATTCTGAAAACTGTCGGGTAGTATTTCTTGATGTAGCAAAGCAGGATACTTCTAAAGGTCTATCATACATGCTATTTCGTAATTTTTTAAAATCATTGGAACTGCCAGAAAACGAACATGGTGTATTATTATATCAAATGATGATAGATGCTAAACAATCCAATATTTACAAGTTCGTTAATTCAAAATTAAATAAAAACTGGTCTGAGATAAGAACCAGATTAATTGAATATGTAAAAGCAATAAAAGCCATTTTTATTCAGGAAGGAAACACTGAAGGAGATTATAATAATTTAATGGCTACTATTCGCAGACGTATTGACCAATTCGATGCCTCATGTCTCAAGGATGAAATCAGCAATTATTTAAAAATAGCCAAAGGTGAAAAAGTCATTTTTCTTTTTGATGAAGCCAGCGAATCCATTAGTCAGAATAAATTCAATTTGCTTGATTTGGAAGGACTCAGCGAAGCACTTTCTACTTTAGGCAGTAAAGTCTGGACAATAGCTATTGCCCAAGAAAAGCTTGACGAAGTTATAAGCGGTTCGAATATAAGCAAAGCACAGCTTACTAAAGTCACTGACCGTTTTAAAACTAAAATTCATTTGGAAGCAACTGAAGTTGATGTAATCATTAAAAGTCGTTTGCTAAAGAAAAAAGATGATGCCATCAATAAATTAAAAAATCATTTTCAGAAAAATTCAGGACAGATTACAGACCATGCTGGATTAAGCGCTACAGGCATTACCAAAACAGATTCATCAGATATTTACGCGACTTATTATCCGTTCTATAGATATCAATTTGATTTACTGCAAAATTTTTTATTTGGAACTAAAGGTTATATTTCGACTAAAGTTGCGGCAAGAGGCATGATAATAACTACTTATGATATTTTAAAACGGGAATTACAAGATAAAGAATTATTTGAAACAGCAACAGGTTTTCAAATTGTAAGGCAAGCTCAACCTCAACCTACTGTTAGGTTAGTAAACAGATATGATAATGCTGAAAGGATTTTAAGGGAAACCAAATCTAAGATTTCAGGTCGAATGTTATTAGAAACCATAAATTTTTTATCAGAGGCTGAAGTTGTGCCGACAACATTGCCTAACATTACAAAATCTTTTATTGAGTTACCAAATGATTTTCATAAAGTTCAATCTGAAATCACTAAAGCTTTAAATGATTTGGTGGAGGCTAAAATTCTTTTATTTGATAGCCATACCTACCGCATTACTTCGGACATAGAACAGCGATTATTAGATGAAATGAACGGATTTGCTGTGCAAAGTTTTGTAAAAAAAAAGCGAGTTGTGTCAGTTTATAAAGATTCATTATTTACTAAGACATTAGCCCGCATTATAGATAATAACCTTTCTTATGATTTTTTTATATTTACTGACAATGATGATGAATTAACCAATCCATCTCTTAAACAACTTAAAATTAAATTAAAAAGTGTTTATAGTATCAGTGATGAACGATCTGCTGATATAGAAATTTTAAAAATACAACACCAGAATGAGAAAGAGCTTATTTGCTTAGTGCCTGACAACAGTGGATTTAAAGAGATAGATAAGCTTATTGATGAGATTGAACGTATCACTTATTTAGAACAGAAATATAACAACTCTCAATCAGAAGAAGGGCAAATCCTCCGTAGTTTTTTAACAGCCAAGTCAGAAAAGGAAAAGCGTTTAAAAGAATTAATAGAACGATCTCTACAAAAAGCTATATCGATTTATCTTTTTAATACATTTCAGTTAGACGAAAATAACTGGCAAACTATACTTCAAAAACAGCAAAGACAGGTGATTCAGAATGTTTATAGTAAAAGGCTTTCATCTCAATTAAGTGATGATGTAGCGGCAAAGGTAATCAAAGAGGCAATTAACACGAAACTTAGCTCTTATTTTAATGCTCCTGATTTTCAATTTTTTGATAGCCAAGGTAATTTTATTGGCGAAAATTTAAAAGTTGCTGAAGAAATCCTTTTTAAAATTAGAAATACTTTTGTAGATGGTGCTGGAATTGCAAAAAGTTTAGAGCAGCCTCCTACTGGATTTACTTTTGGAACTGTAATTTCAAGTGTAGCCGCTTTAATGCGAGCTGGTAAAATAATGGCAAAACACAATGGTGTAGAAAAATTTTCTTGGCGTGATACCAGCGTGAATGAAATATTCGCAAAAGCTACTGTATTTCGTAAAGCTTCATTCAAAGCGATTGCAAAATCCCTTTCAGCAGCACAGAAAAATGAATTAGTAAAAATCCTGCGAGATTTAAAATGCGAGGATCAAGTAGGTAAAAATGTTGATTGGAACACCAATGATTTTGATTTGGTCTGCACTGTTCGGGAGCTTACAAAGCATTTTTGTGAAAAAATAGATTTTATGCGTAAGCAGACTAAAGATTTTGATACACTCTTTGGTAATTTTGAAGCTCATAAAGATAATCTAATTGAATTTATCGGCTCTGTTAGCGAATCCAATTATATTGAAAAAGCCGAAATTTTTTTGACAAATCAAGCAGATTATACAAGTTCTGTTCAGTCTATTGAAAAAGTTGAGAAGTTTATCCGCAATAATCTTTCTAAGCTTTTAAACTGGAAGCTGTTTGTCGAGAACGTCAATGATGAATTAAAAAAAGCAGCTAAAACAGATGATGCTATAACCAAGCTTTCTTTAGAATTTAATAATTTGTATGGACAAGAATCAGTAAAAAACTTTGCATCTATTCAACAAAAAGCGCAGCAAATTAAGGATAACTATTTCAACTTAATGAGCAGCGCCACAGATGATATGACCGGAAAATACAGCCAGCTAAAATTGGAAGCAGAAGCTATCATTAAAGAAATTCAAACTCTTCCAGCAGGTCTTAATGATGAAGCATTAAACAAAGTCAGCAGTATTTTACAATTTGCAAATCAGCGAATTCAAACAAAAGTAGAATTAGATTATGATGTCAAAGACAAACACTCCAAATTCACCTATTCTGAAATGCTGTCCTATATTGATTTATTTAATAGCAAGCAAACTGAGCTTGAAGTTTTAAAATCAAGCTTGATTAGAGTTTCACCGCCTAAAGAAGAAAAAGACAAATCCGATAATGTAATAACAACCAAAACATTTACCACTAATTTTCCTGCTAAAAAACTAAAAATAAGCGAATATAAAAAATGGCTAAAGCAGGAATTACAGAAAATAGCCGGAGCAAGTGATAATGATGAAATAGAGATTATGTAGTATATATATTCCCAAAATGATATATACTTAGATGCTTAAAATGTGTAGCCTTAATACTTTTAGCCTTAGTCATAGTTTAATATTTTCTATATATTCTATTTTAGGAATATATTTTTTAGATCGCTCCTAACGGAGCTTGATTTGGGGTATGAACATCAATTACTACAAACAGACAGCTCCTAACGGAGCTAAAAAATTAATATTTAAATTAGTCCCGTAGATGAGCTATTTATAGTCCCGTAGGGACGACCTGTTTGTAGCAATTGGAATTAATAAAAATTTTAGCTCCATAGGAGCGACCTGTTTGTAGTAATTAGGATGAATAACCAATTTTAGCTCCATTAGGAGCGACCTGTTTGTAGTAATTAGGATGAATAACCAATTTTAGCTCCATAGGAGCGACCTGTTTGTAGTAAGTATAAAAATGGCAAATACATATTCTCAAATTTATATTCAAATTGTTTTCGGAGTAAGCGGAAGGCAAAATTTAATTTTAAAACAAAACCGTGAAGAATTGCACAAATATATTACAGGCATTATACAAAATCGTGGACAAAAAATGTTGTCCACATTCTATATGCCTGACCATACCCATTTATTTGTTGGATTAAAACCATCTATTGCTATTTCGGATTTAGTAAGAGATGTAAAAGCTGGCTCATCAAATTTCATTAACAATAGCAAATGGGTGGATGGGCAATTCAGCTGGCAGGAAGGATTTGGCGCTTTTTCGTATTCCAGAAGCCAGATTGATAACGTAATTAAATATATAATTAATCAGGAAAAGCACCACCGAACAAGGAGTTTCAAAGAAGAATACATTGATTTTCTAAAAAAATTTGCAATAGATTATAATGAAAAATATTTGTTTGAATGGATTGATTAAATTAAACAGCTACAAACAGCTACAAACAGGTCGCTCCTAACGGAGCTTGATTTGGATTATAAACATTGATTTCTACAAACAGGTCGCTCCTAACGGAGCTAAAAAATATTTTAATCCGACGACCTGTTTGTAATGTAACGATTAGAATTAATAAAAATAGTCCCGTAGGGACGTCCTGTTTGTAGCAATTGAATTTAATTAAAATATTTAGCTCCGTAGGAGCGACCTGTTTGTAGAAATTGGAATTAATTAAAATAGTCCCGTAGGACGTCCTGTTTGTAGCAATCGAATTTAATTAAAATATTTAGCTCCGTAGGAGCGACCTGTTTGTAACAATTAGAATTAATTAAAATAGTCCCGTAGGGACGTCCTGTTTGTAGCAATCGAATTTAATTAAAATATTTAGCTCCGTAGGAGCGACCTGTTTGTAGCAATTGGAATTAATAATCAAATTTTAGCTCCGTAGGAGCGACCTGTTTATTAGGATAAAAACCATGAAATTAGCCGAGCATGTAGAATCTATACGAAAGCTCATAGATAATGCCTTTCGCAACAGATTAGGTAGAATGGGTATTACAGCAAATAAATTACAGACCTCAGATGCTATCCCTTTGGAAAATAATGAAGACCGAACACGAATTGAAACAATACTGGAGACATTTAAATCCGAAACCGGCGCAGATTCAAATGCCTATGAAAAGCTAATTGAAGAATTCACATTTACCCTTTTTAATAGGCTTGCAGCTTTAAAAGTTATGGAAGCCCATACTTTAAACCCTGAAATCATTACCCGCAGGCATCAGCATGGAGACCGTTCATTTGCCCATCGTTATTGGCTTGAGCAAAATCCAGAAAGACGTAATGAAGACATGGAAGGTCTGATTTATTTTATAGAAGACCAATTGACTGAGCTTTCATCCGATATTCAGTTGTTTAGTTTACAACATCCTTATCATTTATTACCAACAGCAATTGAATTAAACGACATTATAAATGCCTTCAATCAAGTAGAAAATGATAGTCAAGTGGAATCTGATATCTGGAAAAGTGATGATGTGCTCGGATGGCTTTATGAAAGTTACAACAATACTAAAAAAGCGGCTCATAAAGAAAGTAAAGCAAAAACCGAATATAACAAAGTCAGCATTCAAAGTCAGGTTTATACCCCGCGCTGGGTTGTAAAGTTTTTGGTAGATAATAGTCTCGGTAAATTATATTTGGAAATGTTTCCTGATTCAGCAATCAAAGAAAAATATAAAATTGCTAATGCGCCTAAAAATCAAATAAGAGATAGAAAGCCGCTTACTGAAATTCGCATAATTGACCCTGCAACAGGTTCTGGCAACTTTTTGCTTTATGCTTTTGATTTATTTTATGACCTATATACTGACCAGATAGACAATTACGGTGCTGACTATGATGAAAACAAAATTTGCGAACTTATCATTAATCATAACTTGCATGGAATAGATATTGACGACAGAGCAATACAGCTTGCTCAATTAGGATTAACCATCAAGGCTAAACGCAAAAAACGGACAGTTAAATTTAATCAATTTAATATTGTAAGCGCTGATTTCTTTTTGCCGGAATATACCAAAGTTAGATATTTATTTAAAAATGGAGGTTCATTAGATTTTGAATTAGAAAAAATCATTATGGATTTATGGTCAGATTTACAACAAGCCCATAAATTTGGGTCATTAATCCGTCTTGAGGAAAAGTTCAAGTCTCGTTTACGGGGTTTATTTAGTCAAAAAACACCCAGTAAAGAAGACCAGCTTGAATTATTTCCCTCAAAAACACCTATAAAAGAAGAGCAACTCGAATTATTTACTGAAGAAGATTTTCCTAAATATAAACAATTCCGAGAAAATTTTTTTATCAATTTGCAAAAAGCCGTAACTCTCAACACCAAAAAGCAAGGACTAACCTTTTTAAACACCAAAACCAGCGATGCCATTATTTTTTTGAAGTTAATAACTCAAAAATATGACGTAGCTGTTGCTAATCCGCCTTATACCGACAGCAGTGACTTTGGGACTGAGCTAAAAAAGTTTATTGATGACAATTATAAAAAGCCGCATAAGTTTCATACAAATTTATATGCGAGTTTTATTAAGCGATGTTATGAATTGATTGACTATAAAGGGAAAATGGCTTTGATACATCCTTTGACCTTTATGTATATCAAGTCGTTCGAAGATGTTCGAAAATTCATTATTGATAAATTGCATATAAATGTTTTCGTTGATTATGGTTTGAGTAATCTTTTCGGTGCGGTGATGGTTGACCCTGCGTTTTATGTTTTGGAAAAAGAAAAAACAATAGAAACAGCTTGGTTTATTTCATTAAACCAATACACACGAACTCCACAAGAAAAATATAAGAAAGATTATTGCTTAGAAGCCCTAAACGATTATGTAGAAAACCGTCCAAATAAGCACAACTACACACTCTCACAATCCAAACTTAAAATTATAGAAGGCTGGCCATTTATTTATTGGATTTCAGATGGGTTTAGGGAAAAGTTTAAGGGAGATACTATAAAAAATTTTTTTAATGCTTGTTCAGGATTAAAAACGGCAAATAATATTAAATATTTCAGAAGTTTATCTGAAATTAATCAAAAACATAATTCAAAATATCAACCAATATTTAAAGGGGGCCCTTACAATAAATGGTATGGAAATATCTGGCTTTCAATCGATTATAATGGACAAAAGACTAATATCATGAAAGAGAACAGTCATAGTCTTTCCGGCGAGAATAATTATTTAAATAAAGGTATTGTTTGTCCAACTGTAGGCACAAAAGGAACATCATTTAGAATAAAGCCAGCGGAAATTTTTTTTAGCAATGCAGATTTTGGAATTTTTTACAAAAATAAATGTGATAACTATAATTACCCTTTAGCAATATTGAATAGCAATCTTATAGGATATATCAATGAAATGTTGAATCCTACGGTTAATATTGAGGTTGGCGACTTATATAAAATTCCTTTTATACAATCATCAAAAGGTTTAGAAGATAATATTTCCTCCTTAGCCTCCCAAAACATCGAAATCAAAAAATATCTTTGCTCATACCGTATAATCGAGACGAACTTCAATGAAACACCTCTTACCGCTTATTCAGAATCAACACTAAAAGACAGACTTTTCGCTTACCTCAATTATGAAAATGCACAATTAACGCAAGTTCTTATTAACGAAGCTATAATTAACCAGCTTGTTTTTGAAGTCTATGAACTCAGCCCAGAAGACCGATTGCAGGTAGAAACTAAAATGGGAAAACCCGTGGGAGAATTGCCGGTATTATCGGAAGCAAGAGAAGCTTATTTGAAATCAATCAACATAAATAACCAAACAGTAAAAGACTTCATTTACAACTTACCTGCTACAAAATTTGACGAGCAGCAACTTCAAATAATTAAATCAGAATTTTCTACTCTTTATCAAAACAATAATGATTTAGAAGAATTCTGCATTCGCCATCAGATAAATCCCATCAATATTTGGTATTGGTTCAAAGAAAGTAAAGTATTGCCGCAAGCCCGAGCCGCTGAAATTGCGCTTGAGTTTTTGGCTGACGCTTTTAGAACTATTTTAATGGAAGACGAAGACGGCATTATTCCATTGGTAGGCTTGCCGGAAAAACCATGCTTAATGGATAGATTAGAAAAATATTGCTTAGATAATGGTTTTACCTCTGCTCAATTTATGCAGTTAGATGGCTTGATTGGTCGCCCTCTTAATGAATATATCGAAAATTATTTTTTTAAGAACTTTAGCGATCACCTGAACCTGTTTATGTATCTGCCTAAAACACCTTTTATCTGGCACTTGAGCAGCGGTAAATATCATGGTTTTGAAGCATACATCATTATTTATAAATGGAACCGCGACAGCCTATATAAACTAAAAACAATGTACCTAAGCAAAAGAGCTGAAACATTGCAATATAGACAAATAAATCTCGCTAACAGCAACACTGCTCAATCACAAAACGAAAAAGAAACTATACGATTACAATTAAAAGAAATAGCCGAATATACACAAAAGATTGACGAATTAATCGCCGATGAAGGCTATAATCCTAAACTTGATGACGGCGTAGGTAAAAATATCGCGCCTTTACAAAAAAAGGGTTTGCTTAAAAGCGAAGTTCTGAATAAAAAGCAATTAGAAAAGTATCTAAAGGCAGATTGGTGAATAATTATTTTGATTTTTTAAGCTCCGTTAGGAGCTAAAAAATATTTGTAATTTCGACCTGTTTGTAATCCTAAAGCAGGAATTACATAGTGCTAACAGCTATAAACGTAACAGTATTGAACTCCTTAAACGGAAAAAAAGCTATTGAAGCCATGCAGAAACTCAAAGGCTCTGGAAATGGCAATCTTATTAATGCACTTCTTAGCGAGAGAGGAAAAATGAGGTGCGTTCTTTAATTTCTGTTTAATTAATAGGTCGCTCCTACGGAGCTTGATTTGGGGTGTGAACATCGATTGCTACAAACAGGATGCTCCTAAAGGAGCTAAAAGCCTAAAATTAATATTCCAAATTATTTTCGTAGACAGACTGTTTGCAGTCCCGTAGGGACGGTCTGTTTGTAGCTATTGATATAATTAATTAAATTTTAGCTCCGTAGGAGCGACCTGTTTAATTAATAGGTCGCTCCTACAGAGCTTGTTTTGGGGTGTGAACATCGATTGCGACAAACAGGATGCTCCTAAAGGAGCTAAAAGCCTAAAATTAATATTCCAAATTATTTTCGTAGACAGACTGTTTGCAGTCCCGTAGGGACGGTCTGTTTGTAGCTATTGATATAATTAATTAAATTTTAGCTCCGTAGGAGCGACCTGTTTGTAGCAATCGGAATACAATTTTATAAAAAAGGCGAATTTGTAATGATTGATAAATGGTTTTTAGAAGATATAGAAAATAAGATTAAATACCGTAAAAGAATAGTTATACTTGACCCGAAAGCTCAATGTGAATTTTTGCTGAAACTATTAAATCCCAAAGATTATACTGTAATCAAAACAGATAAATCGCTTTCAGAAGAATGGGAAACAGTCAAAGAAGAATTATTTTTGCGGTATGAAGCTGAAACTAAACATAAAGATGTAAATGTTATATTCTATGTTACACGAGAACAAAATAAACTAAGTTTTTTGTTCGACTATTGTTTGACTCATGGATGTCTTGATTTAAGCAAATTTTCCGAATGGCTCATAAACAAATTGTTTAAATACACAGGTCTGCAAGTTCAAATGGATAGTCAGAATCTTTTAACAGCCGCTAAAATAGGTATAGGTAAAAACCTTTCATGGTGGAAAAAAATACTTCAAAATTTGGAATCATTATTAAATCTTGATGATGAATTATTGCCTTTTTTACACGAACCTGAAACATATTTTAAGTCAAGAGATACTGATATTTATAATATATTTCAAAAAAAGCTATTTGAAGTATTAGAGCAACCCTATATAAACAAACCACCAACTACATTGGCAAATGAGATAACTAAGAAATTGTTCGATAGTTTGATTAATAACACTATCACTGAATCACTTTTGCAAATTTATCATAACTGGGCAGATAGTGGCCAATATAGACCTTCACTTATAAATTACATCGATAACTATAAATTTATAGGAGCTATTGACTCATGGGCAGCGCATCCTGACCATTGCTTTGCGAAATTAGATAAAAAATCCTTGCAAGAGCTTACGGCTAATTTAAAAGACAAAACTTATTTAGCCCGAAAGATGGCTAAAATAAAAATCAGGGCAAACAGCAAAGTAAAAACATTTGCGCCTTCGTGGTGGCAGGATTTTATTACTTTGATTGAGTTTGATAATAAACGATTAACAAGTTGTAATGATTTAAACAAGGTCATTGGGTTTTATACAAAATATTTTGCCAAAGTAGATAGAGCTATCCGTAATCTTTATACAGCTTTTTTACAGGAAGATGCTATTATTAGACCTTTACAAGAGCATTATGAAAATTTAAATCGAGAATTATTAGAAAAATGGTTTGATTATATTGGCCAGTATAAATCTGACCAACAAGGCTATTTGGTTAATTTGTTTAAGAAAGCTAAACCAAGAATAGCCGCTATTGTTGTAGATGGCTTACGTTACGAAATTGCAGATTCTGTAGCCAATTCTTTAGAAAAATTTAAAGTCGATAAACATATAATGCTTGCAGATATGCCTTCAGATACAAAAAACAACATGAGCCTTTTATATACAGACAATAATGAAATTTTTTCTAATCATAAAGACCGTGAAAAAAGGCTTATTGAAGCTACAAAAAAAAATATTATCTATAAGGATATGGAAGCATTGACCTATGGTGAAGAAGCAGACTTTCTTGTATTGACCTACAGAGATATTGACGATACAGGAGAAAAATTACAACAGGGCGCTATTAAACTCTTTCAGGAGTTTGAACAGGTATTAAAAGAAAAAATTGGCTTGCTTCTAAATATGGGTTTTAAAGAAGTTCATTTAGTTACTGACCATGGTTTTGTTTTAACAGGCTTATTAGCTGAAGCTGATAAAATAAAACCTGATGCTACTGGAGTCAAAGAAGTTCATGAAAGATTTATCCGAACAGTTGACAAACAAAACAATTCGGATTGGGTATCTTTTCAAAAAACTTACGAAGATTTCAATTTTGTATATACTTCTAAAAGCCATAGACCATTCATATCAAAGGGCGCTTATGGTTACTCCCATGGAGGCTTTACACCACAGGAAATAATTATACCTAAATTTGTTTTCCGTAAATCAAAGAGCTTCTCAATCGGTTTAAAAGTGTCCATCATTAATAAAAAAGAATTGACAGAAGTAACCGGAGAGTTTTTTATTATTAAATTACAAGCTGCTTTAATTGAATACGATATTTTTTCCATGAGTCGTAAGGTTCAAGTCTTATTATACGCTGGCAATGTAAATTACAGCAGCAGCAATATAGTTCTTATACAACCAGATAAAATAGAATCATTAGAATTTTCTTTTAACGGACATAAAGAAATAAATGCGGTTTTATTAGATGCTGAAAATCAGGAACAATTAGACATTTTAACTATAAAGCAATCAAACGAGCGTGATTTTGGCGGATTGCTATAGCAGAGGATGTAATGTTATTAGATGATTTAGATAAAAAAGTTTTAGAGCATTTCAGAGGTTATGTGGTTAGAAAAGATTTAGCTATGCTAATTAAGGGCGGTGCTAATGTCCCTACCTTTGTTTTGGAATATTTATTAGCAAATACTTGCAGCACAGAAGATGAGGATAAAATAAAGGACGGAATTGAAAATGTTAAAAAGGTGCTTAGAGAACATTATGTAAATCCAGAAGAATGCAACCTTATTCAATCAAAGCTAAGAGAAAAAGGCCGTTATAAAATCATTGATAAAATTTCCGTTGACCTTGACTCTCAAAATGACCGTCATTGGGCTAATATAAGCAACAGTAACATCAAAAAAGCAAATATTAACGATGATATGGTTAAAAATCACGAAAAAATGTTACTAGGCGGAATATGGGCAATTATTGAAATGGAATATGACCCGATGATAACAATTGGCGCAAGAGTATTTCCTTTTGTTGTAAGGGATATCAAACCTATTCAATTGTCCAAGTTTGACGGCGAAAAAGTTGCGGACAAAAGAAAAGAGTTTACAAAAGATGAGTGGAAAACATTGCTTTTAAGAAGTGCAGGGTATGAACCGGGAAGTGAAGGTTTGAATGATAGAAAACAGATGCTTTTACTTATGAGGCTTATACCCTTAGTAGAATCAAACTTTAACATGGTTGAGTTAGGACCTCGTTCTTCAGGAAAATCTTATATTTACAAAGAAATAACACCTTATGCTTTATTAATATCCGGTGGTCAGGGCACAGTAGCCAAGATTTTTGTTAATAACACTACTGGACGTGTCGGTTCAGTCGGTGAATGGGATGCGATTTGTTTTGATGAAAGCACCAACAAACTTTTTAAAGATAAAGATGCAATTCCAATGATGAAAGATTATATGGAATCAGGCTCATTCTCAAGAGGCGGTAAAGGCGGAGAAATAGCAGGACAAGCTTCCATTATTTATAACGGTAATATAAATCAGCCTGTTGAAACAGTGCTTCAAACATCCCATTTATTTAGCCCTTTAGCAGGTGAAGTTAGTCATGACACAGCTTTTTTAGACCGTATTAACTTGTTTCTTCCGGGCTGGGAAATTACAAAATTCAGTCCAAGCAATTTTACTAACCATTTTGGATTTAGCACTGACTTTTTTTCCGAAACTCTAAAATTTCAAAGAAAAACAACCTACTATGAAGTGATAGATACATATTTTTCTTTTGGGCATCATTTAAAACAAAGAGATTCAAAATCAATAAGAAAGATAGTATCTGGCTTAATTAAATTACTACATCCGGATGGTAAATTTACTAAGGAAGACATTAGAGAATACTTAGTTGCCGCAATGGAAATGAGA
Protein-coding sequences here:
- the brxC gene encoding BREX system P-loop protein BrxC — translated: MKIKDILTINFSEDIKSVIDLQDISEAEIQSEIENYIITDGLAKEYSNFVAKFTSNILETGVWISGFYGSGKSYFGKILGYLLSNRSITGTPSRERILQRFTGINDEALIKNSLARLNSENCRVVFLDVAKQDTSKGLSYMLFRNFLKSLELPENEHGVLLYQMMIDAKQSNIYKFVNSKLNKNWSEIRTRLIEYVKAIKAIFIQEGNTEGDYNNLMATIRRRIDQFDASCLKDEISNYLKIAKGEKVIFLFDEASESISQNKFNLLDLEGLSEALSTLGSKVWTIAIAQEKLDEVISGSNISKAQLTKVTDRFKTKIHLEATEVDVIIKSRLLKKKDDAINKLKNHFQKNSGQITDHAGLSATGITKTDSSDIYATYYPFYRYQFDLLQNFLFGTKGYISTKVAARGMIITTYDILKRELQDKELFETATGFQIVRQAQPQPTVRLVNRYDNAERILRETKSKISGRMLLETINFLSEAEVVPTTLPNITKSFIELPNDFHKVQSEITKALNDLVEAKILLFDSHTYRITSDIEQRLLDEMNGFAVQSFVKKKRVVSVYKDSLFTKTLARIIDNNLSYDFFIFTDNDDELTNPSLKQLKIKLKSVYSISDERSADIEILKIQHQNEKELICLVPDNSGFKEIDKLIDEIERITYLEQKYNNSQSEEGQILRSFLTAKSEKEKRLKELIERSLQKAISIYLFNTFQLDENNWQTILQKQQRQVIQNVYSKRLSSQLSDDVAAKVIKEAINTKLSSYFNAPDFQFFDSQGNFIGENLKVAEEILFKIRNTFVDGAGIAKSLEQPPTGFTFGTVISSVAALMRAGKIMAKHNGVEKFSWRDTSVNEIFAKATVFRKASFKAIAKSLSAAQKNELVKILRDLKCEDQVGKNVDWNTNDFDLVCTVRELTKHFCEKIDFMRKQTKDFDTLFGNFEAHKDNLIEFIGSVSESNYIEKAEIFLTNQADYTSSVQSIEKVEKFIRNNLSKLLNWKLFVENVNDELKKAAKTDDAITKLSLEFNNLYGQESVKNFASIQQKAQQIKDNYFNLMSSATDDMTGKYSQLKLEAEAIIKEIQTLPAGLNDEALNKVSSILQFANQRIQTKVELDYDVKDKHSKFTYSEMLSYIDLFNSKQTELEVLKSSLIRVSPPKEEKDKSDNVITTKTFTTNFPAKKLKISEYKKWLKQELQKIAGASDNDEIEIM
- the tnpA gene encoding IS200/IS605 family transposase → MANTYSQIYIQIVFGVSGRQNLILKQNREELHKYITGIIQNRGQKMLSTFYMPDHTHLFVGLKPSIAISDLVRDVKAGSSNFINNSKWVDGQFSWQEGFGAFSYSRSQIDNVIKYIINQEKHHRTRSFKEEYIDFLKKFAIDYNEKYLFEWID